gataataatagtttaaGACAAGAATAAACacacatgaaatatttatagtttgtcACTTTTTCACCTATTGTAATAAGGCTTAAGCACCTtcacaaaattttagaaaattaatcagaaggatttatatacgtatataatatGTCATTCACAAGTTGTTTTTGCACAAATTGTACATGTTGCAACCAAAAATGAagagaattatatttaatgaaggaTTTAGTGATgagtataatgtaataattgaatattacacGGAATTACcctttcaaacattaaaataccaaatgtattttgtttttagctGTCCATTCCCCTgtctttcataatttattatttttgttaaataaacgaagtaataataaatatttatgctcTGTTTCATGAACGGACATACTATTTCTTGTTGATTTctcctcataaatatatataaataaattgatcattttattatttatattaaaaatttggctATTAttgacaaatacaaatgtacagCTAcactttcaataaatatatgttactaAGCGATATTATACTATcgtaccaaaaaaatattttgtataattttaataatgtatgtatgtatatataagttgttataataataaatgaaaagctGTAAGTTGtcttttgttaattttcaaCCCCTTAAATaagtatctttttaaaatttacttcaattttttttttttttttttttttggggggaggacaatctatcttttaattttttggagtaaCATGAATGAAAATCACAATTAGATTGTATTGGAGCACAAATCattagcaaatatatttttatattatttgacaaaGTGGCCCTTCGGCAATCTGTCTGTTCGGCTAAGTGTCCGTTCAGAAAAATGGCTTTCGGCATAGTGGCTTTGGCTAATAAGGTTTTTGGCAatgtatttagatttttttttgatataaaaattggaataatattgttttactGATAATGCTTAcagatgaaaatgaaatatttttgaacaaacaaatttatgtTTGAATTGTGCgactctttttcttcttctttttttccattaagaACGAAACATCAacacataaaaattatgtagagacgacaaaatatttttgatggcaGTTAAATATTATGTGGCAAGGTCTTGTTCAATATACAGCTTGGGTAGAAGAGAGTTCAGCTGCTGTAAATATAGAATGGGTAGGAATGTCCTTAGTTTGACTCATTCTTTCTATACATAAGTTGAGTTAATAGAATTGATcaaattcacaaatcttttacTTCACTGGGGTAGGCATTACTCATTTCATCGGCATTCACACATATTATGGATTCACCAGCGATGAAACAATACAAGGATCAAGATattcatacaattaaaaataaaacattaatataaaatagaggTATGTATCAATGCATCAGAATTGGTAAAAATATGCCTTTTTGAAGTATCGAAATAGACTCTATACTAGCGATTCCATCGATAcctatgcatatttatttatacagattAAGTTGCTTTTTGAGCTcgttttttgagataaaataatgattacaaatcaataaaatacgtagtctgctatatatatttctggcctaaaCTACACTAAGTATTGCcaggtgcaatttgacatttcctttagTAAGTTTTTATAGTATAGTCGAACTCAGAATGTTTTACGAacgaccatcatttgtgttgtttacagtcacttgaaaaaaaaacattttcgtgCAATCAGTTTTCACAACTTTCCACGTGGATTATCACGACAAGACtgcattgatgaacttaaatctttgcATGGAGATAAAGCACCATCCTATAGTACTGTCAAAAACTGGTTTATTGGAATCAATCGTGACCAATACTCGCTCAAAGACGAATTccgtgaaggtcgtccaaaaaaAGCCTTTGTGCCAGAGAACATTGAtgcgtgaagtgataatgcaagatTGTCTTGTGACATACCGTGAGATAGAAGCATCCTTTGCCATTTCTTTGACTagcatacattcgatattgcaCATAAACCTGGCCGTAAAAGAGGTTTGTTCTCGTTGGATCCTGCACAATTTGGCAATCGCTCAAGAGAAGGTTTGtgtcgattggtgcaaagaaatgtCGAAAAAATACGTTCGTGgtgcttcaaaagacgtttataagaCTGTTCCAGGTGACAAATCATGGATTTATGCATATGAgtccaaaacaaaacaacaatcgatCGTTTGGGTCTTcgaagacgagccaaatccaaTGAAAGTTGCTAACTCATCTTATTTGTCGATTAAGCTCCgctattttgattttgtattcaGAAAAGGTTATAGAAGCACAGGTATATATAATTACTCGTTTtgtgtaatagaaaaaaaatacaattttacccTCAAAACTTGGCAGATTTAAAGATACTCTAACATAATGGTTTTCAATCTTCCTTtgtcaaagaaataaaacatggtcttgtatttaaaaaatgtctttcaaCTTACTACATaacaattttgtcaaaaattattaatattatgaagttataaataatagtgttCCTTGGAGAGCATTCTTATGTTGTATgtaatgtaaaaagtttgaaaactactgttctaaaatattaatgatttttactTTGCTTTggttttaaacaaaatacaaaattgaaatattactatACAGTGATCATaagtaaaaacttatttaaagtaTGTTGAatgtaataagtatatatatgtatattttttttttggggcggGGGGgaaatttaaggatttatttaaaatattttctgaatataaaaaagttttgagctgttattatatatttatttataattttcatgcTCTTCATTTATATCTTTATCACTAATTCTGCACGGATTAGTTTTTAAAAGCCCAGAGgtctaactttttttgatttagtaattggtacaaaaaaaaattaaataaaaagtgattttctAAAGCTGAATGtattataattgtgaaatacataAAACGCTTTTTGAGCGAGAAATTTAGTGCtaagtaaataagtatttattgtaaaataagcCATAAATACATCCACAAAATCGAAGTTCGTATAGGTTTATATCAATTCAACAAATTTATGCCACtcttttatcatataatttcttaGTTAGAGCtctttaaatatgaagaaactTGAAGcagaaaatgcatttaaaatatagatataaataaccATACAGGGTTGAATAGCAAAGCGTGGACTCGAGAGGTTGCTTGAGAAATactacaaatttcaatttatttttaataatgacaaaaaaatatttaacaaaaaataaaaatattgatcaaggTATCCCTC
The sequence above is drawn from the Lepeophtheirus salmonis chromosome 5, UVic_Lsal_1.4, whole genome shotgun sequence genome and encodes:
- the LOC139905273 gene encoding LOW QUALITY PROTEIN: uncharacterized protein (The sequence of the model RefSeq protein was modified relative to this genomic sequence to represent the inferred CDS: inserted 2 bases in 1 codon); translation: MKTLSMPYRTVMIHLKKKHFRAISFHNFPRGLSRQDCIDELKSLHGDKAPSYSTVKNWFIGINRDQYSLKDEFREGRPKKAFVPENIDXREVIMQDCLVTYREIEASFAISLTSIHSILHINLAVKEVCSRWILHNLAIAQEKVCVDWCKEMSKKYVRGASKDVYKTVPGDKSWIYAYESKTKQQSIVWVFEDEPNPMKVANSSYLSIKLRYFDFVFRKGYRSTDLKIL